The Hypanus sabinus isolate sHypSab1 chromosome 1, sHypSab1.hap1, whole genome shotgun sequence genome contains a region encoding:
- the LOC132395467 gene encoding antizyme inhibitor 1-like — protein MKGFVELEESYPFDLLEEKTTLNDVIDNHIRDHMLEQTERNAFFVADLGNVMKKNIRWQNVMTHVKPFYSVKCNSSQSVIEVLAALGTGFACANKNEITLVQSLGVTPDNIIYINPCKQVSQIKYAARKGINIMSCDNEAELLKIARNHPSAKLLVDIATAVSNEENEMGMKFGATLKDCRHLLESAKELGIQVVGVRFHVSHPKSNIETYLHALSDARCIFDMGKEFGFDMSLLDIGGGFSGTDGELQLEKVFDAINPLLEIYFPPESDIKIIAEPGSYYVNSAFTLAVNIVAKKTIARDLKNQSEVPSLNDEPFFMYYISDGVYGCFANNLYGTVNTIPILHKKLNSGEPVFASSLWGPSCDGLDQVVEHCLLPELSVGDWVIFENMGAYTLKQSAFNEFQKLPVYCVMSVSDWCWMQEVGLTLETSVKNSSCVPSCFQLSRESGFPATGLSGISA, from the exons CAAACTGAAAGGAATGCCTTTTTTGTTGCTGATCTTGGGAATGTTATGAAGAAAAACATTCGATGGCAGAACGTGATGACGCACGTGAAACCATTTTACTCTGTCAAGTGTAACAGCAGTCAATCTGTAATTGAAGTCCTGGCAGCTCTTGGAACAGGTTTTGCCTGTGCAAACAAG AATGAAATAACACTTGTGCAAAGCTTGGGCGTAACACCTGACAATATCATCTATATAAATCCATGCAAGCAGGTCTCCCAGATTAAGTATGCAGCCAGAAAGGGAATAAATATCATGAGTTGTGATAACGAGGCTGAACTTCTGAAAATTGCACGTAACCATCCCAGTGCTAA GCTCTTGGTAGACATTGCAACTGCagtttcaaatgaagaaaatgagATGGGTATGAAGTTTGGAGCTACATTGAAGGATTGCAGGCACCTTTTGGAATCTGCCAAAGAACTAGGGATTCAGGTGGTTGGTGTAAG ATTTCATGTTTCACATCCAAAAAGCAATATAGAGACTTACCTGCACGCTTTATCTGATGCTCGTTGCATCTTTGATATGGGT AAAGAATTTGGTTTTGATATGAGTCTGCTTGACATTGGAGGTGGATTTTCTGGAACGGATGGTGAATTACAACTTGAAAAG GTTTTTGATGCCATAAATCCACTCCTTGAGATTTACTTCCCTCCTGAAAGTGATATTAAAATTATTGCTGAACCTGGTAGCTACTATGTGAATTCTGCATTCACACTAGCAGTTAACATAGTAGCCAAGAAGACTATTGCAAGAGACTTAAAGAATCAGTCTGAAG TTCCTTCTCTGAACGATGAGCCATTCTTCATGTATTACATAAGTGACGGTGTTTATGGCTGTTTTGCAAATAACTTGTATGGAACTGTGAATACCATTCCAATTcttcacaag AAGCTTAATTCAGGAGAGCCTGTATTTGCCAGTAGCCTGTGGGGACCATCCTGTGATGGGCTTGATCAGGTTGTAGAGCACTGTCTCCTACCTGAATTAAGTGTAGGTGATTGGGTCATCTTTGAAAACATGGGAGCATACACATTGAAGCAATCTGCCTTTAACGAGTTCCAGAAACTGCCCGTTTACTGTGTGATGTCAGTAAGTGATTG GTGTTGGATGCAGGAAGTTGGTTTAACACTGGAAACATCAGTGAAGAACTCTTCATGTGTGCCTTCTTGTTTCCAGCTGAGCCGGGAAAGTGGCTTTCCGGCTACCGGTTTGTCTGGCATCAGTGCTTAA